In Oryza glaberrima chromosome 8, OglaRS2, whole genome shotgun sequence, the following are encoded in one genomic region:
- the LOC127781122 gene encoding cyclin-D4-2 — translation MAPSSSSCHDAAASMLLCAEDNSSILWLEDEEGEVGERRSGGCRSMVGDLGGGGGGGGGGVEEEEDMFPPQSEECVASLVEREQAHMPRADYGERLRGGGGDVDLRVRSEAIGWIWEVYTYYNFSSVTAYLAVNYLDRFLSQYELPEGRDWMTQLLSVACLSIAAKMEETVVPQCLDLQIGEPRFLFEVETIHRMELLVLTNLNWRMQAVTPFSYIDYFLRKLNGGNAAPRSWLLRSSELILRIAAGIGFLEFRPSEIAAAVAATLAGEATGVVEEDIAEAFTHVDKERVLQCQEAIQDHHYSMATINTVQPKPASTRRGSGSGSGSASSSSVPESPVAVLDAGCLSYKSDDTDAATIASHGGGRRKSCFDSSPVTSKKRRKLSR, via the exons ATGGCTCCGAGCTCGTCGTCCTGCCACGACGCGGCCGCGTCGATGCTGCTCTGCGCCGAGGACAACAGCAGCATCCTGTGGCTGGAGgatgaggagggggaggtgggggagaggaggagcggcggttgccggtCGATGGTCGgggacctcggcggcggcggcggcggcggcgggggtggagtggaggaggaggaggacatgtTCCCGCCGCAGTCGGAGGAGTGCGTGGCGAGCTTGGTGGAGAGGGAGCAGGCGCACATGCCGAGGGCGGACTACGGCGAgcggctccgcggcggcggcggcgacgtggatcTCCGCGTCCGCAGCGAGGCCATCGGCTGGATTTGGGAG GTTTACACTTACTACAACTTCAGCTCTGTCACTGCCTATCTGGCTGTAAACTACCTGGACCGTTTCCTGTCTCAGTACGAGCTGCCG GAAGGCAGGGATTGGATGACACAGTTGCTCTCGGTTGCGTGCTTGTCTATCGCCGCCAAGATGGAGGAGACCGTCGTCCCGCAATGTTTGGATCTTCAG ATTGGGGAACCACGGTTTTTGTTCGAGGTGGAGACGATCCATAGAATGGAGCTTCTTGTTCTCACCAACCTCAATTGGAGGATGCAAGCCGTGACTCCATTCTCCTACATCGACTACTTCCTACGAAAGCTCAACGGCGGCAATGCCGCGCCGAGAAGCTGGCTCCTGAGATCGTCGGAGCTCATCTTGCGCATAGCAGCAG GAATTGGATTCCTAGAGTTTAGACCCTCGGAGATCGCTGCAGCGGTGGCTGCCACATTGGCCGGAGAAGCCACCGGCGTGGTAGAAGAAGACATCGCAGAGGCTTTCACCCATGTAGATAAG GAGAGGGTGTTGCAATGCCAGGAAGCGATTCAGGATCATCACTACTCCATGGCCACCATTAACACTGTGCAACCTAAACCTGCAAGCACCAGGAGAGGCTCAGGCTCAGGCTCAGgctcagcctcctcctcctctgtgccTGAGAGCCCTGTTGCGGTGCTGGATGCTGGCTGCCTCAGCTACAAAAGTGATGATACTGATGCAGCAACTATTGCCTCacatggaggaggaagaaggaagagtTGCTTTGATAGCTCCCCGGTCACTagcaagaagaggaggaagcttAGCAGGTGA